CTTCCCGACGGCCTTCGCGAAGAGCCAGGCGGCGGCCTACGGCGGCATGCCCACCTCGGGCACCGTGTTCATCTCGGTCGCCGACTCCGACAAGCGCGCGGTGATCCTGCCGGCGCACCGCCTGCAGCAGCTCGGCTTCACGATCGTGGCGACCGAGGGCACCGCCGAGATCCTCTCGCGCAACGGCATCGCGGTGACCGTGGTGGAGAAGTACAGCGAGACCCAGGAGTCCGGCGCGAAGAACATCGTCGACCTGATCAACGAGGGTGCGATCGACATCGTCGTGAACACGCCCTCCGGTGGTGCGGCCCGTGCCGACGGCTACGAGATCCGTGCGGCGGCGGTCGCTGCCGACAAGGCGCTGTTCACCACGATGGCGGTGCTCGGCGCCGCCGTCAGCGGTATGGATGCCGCGCACGAGGGCTTCCAGGTGAGGAGTCTGCAGGAGTACGCGATCGATCGGGCGGCAGCGCTGTGAGTCAGAGCTTCGGTGAGAGGGTCCGCGGGGCGCTGGACGCCCGCGGTCCCCTCTGCGTCGGCATCGACCCGCACGCCGAGCTGCTCGCCGCGTGGGGCCTCGGTGATGACGCCGCCGGGGTGCGCGAGTTCGGGCTGCGCACCGTCGATGCCGCCGCGGGGCGCGTCGGGGTCGTGAAGCCGCAGGTCTCGTTCTTCGAGCGCTTCGGGTCGCAGGGCATCGCGGCGCTGGAAGACGTGCTCGCAGCGGCCCGCGCCGCCGGACTGCTCGTCATCGCCGACGCGAAGCGCGGCGACATCGGTTCGACCATGGACGACTACGCCCACGCCTGGCTGACGCCCGGCGCGCCTCTGGAAGCGGATGCCCTCACGGTGAACCCGTTCCTCGGCGTCGGAGCGCTCGACGGCACGTTCGCCCTCGCGGCGAAGCACGAGAAGGGCGTGTTCGTGCTCGCGGCGACCAGCAACCCCGAGGCCGCGGGCGTGCAGCGTGCGATCGGGGCCACCGGCCTGACGGTGTCGGCGGAGATTGTCGGCGAGGTATCGGCGCGCAACGCGGGCCTGTTCGAGCCCGGGGCGTGGGGGAGCTTCGGCT
This genomic interval from Microbacterium sp. LWH11-1.2 contains the following:
- the pyrF gene encoding orotidine-5'-phosphate decarboxylase, whose translation is MSQSFGERVRGALDARGPLCVGIDPHAELLAAWGLGDDAAGVREFGLRTVDAAAGRVGVVKPQVSFFERFGSQGIAALEDVLAAARAAGLLVIADAKRGDIGSTMDDYAHAWLTPGAPLEADALTVNPFLGVGALDGTFALAAKHEKGVFVLAATSNPEAAGVQRAIGATGLTVSAEIVGEVSARNAGLFEPGAWGSFGFVIGATVDWDQAGITPFGPIAPILAPGFGTQGATPADLRARFGTMADAVIASESRSILSAGPEGLAAAISHRVAEYREVVGV